GTTCGTGGATCAGTGGATGTCTCCAGCGGAACAAAATCCCTTTGTCTTCTTCTTCTCAATTCTAAGTTCAGACTCGAATGGCTAATTGGATTCTTTTCACCTTCATTTCTATAAATGGGTGTGAGCCCTCTTCTACTCACGATCCTCATCACCCTCTCATTCTTCCCAGGTACGTAATCAATCCATCCTCAACTCCTCCACCTCTGTTTCTTATTACTGATCGAACAAACTGGTGTTTACTTGTTGGTTTCTTCGAGTGCAAAAACAGAGTCGACATCGTTCGAGATAGTCAACAACTGCAACTACACAATCTGGCCCGGACTTCGCTCCACGGCCGGCTCATCACTAAACCTGTCGACCACCGGCTTCACGCTCAAGAGCGGCGCGTCCTTCAACCTCTCCGTCCCCAAATCCTGGACAGGTCAGGTGTGGGGCCGGACACTCTGCAACCAATCCTCCACCAGAAACTTCTCATGCTTCACCGCCGACTGCGGCACCGGAAAAATCGAGTGCGACAGAAACGGTGGCAGTCTGCCGGCTACCCTAGCCGAGTTCTCTCTCAACCTCACCGGCGGCATGGACTACTATGACGTCAGCCTCGTCACCACTGGTGGAGCCGCACGGAGCAGGCAGCAGCAACTGCAGCTCTTCGGGATGCTCGGTCGACTTGAACGGCTCGTGTCCCAGGGAGCTGAGGGTGGCGCGTGAGGGGAGCCAAGGGACCGTGGCGTGCATGACGTCGTGCACGGCGTTCAATAATTCGTTGTTTTGTTGTACTGGGAGTGTTTTGCCGGAAAAGTGTGCCGGTACCGTATACACCGATTTTTTCAGACGGGAATGCCCACAAGCGCATGCCTATGTGTATGATCCGATCCAGACTTCTTCGTACACGTGTGCGTCAGCTAACTACAACATTGTGTATTTTTATTTTTTAGATAATGACAATTTACACAAGAAAAACAGAAACAACTTTAATGTTAAAACTATTTTTAAAGATCATCCAAATGATTCTCAAAATTTCTTAGGGCTCGAAGTTTATGTGAAATGCTCTAATTATGTATTGTAATACAGTTTTTGTCACTTTGACTGTTTTAGGGTTCAAACTAAATTGGAACACACCCAACTAGACAAGAACAACTAGGACGACTTGCATAGTTTAGGTACTTGTACAATTGTCACGTTTTATGATGTTCCATTCAAGTTTCACGTATGTTGTGATGCATCGTCTGATTTCTATGCATATTTGTCTAATAATACCAAGTGAACCATATTTTGAGGAAAAATTCTAGTATAACATATGGTATAGTATGCCTCACAAAATGTGTGGCTATCATTGATTGTAGAAACAAGTAAATGATCATGTAATGACCATTTACCCTTTTAAAAGCTCTCATGTGTCATACAATTAGACACATTTACAATATGTATGTAATATCATATGGTATGATAGACAAACACCATTTTGAGAAACCATATAAAGCCCATATTTTGTTAAGACACAGTCACATCATTTAATGAAATATTCTGATTGAATAATGTAAATGTCACTTAAGCTGATACCTAATGTTGGTTCGAGCTAGTTCTTTAAAATATGGTTAACTTATCATTGCTCTGAAAACAAATAAAGTTCATTCAACATCACAAGTAAGAGCTAGGAACCCCTTGATTAGTGTTGTGTTTTTGAAAGGGGACATAACGCCTAAATCAGTTGATACACCAGTCCAAGAGCCGATTGTATACAAACGGTTCCTTTAGAAAGCAAAAACCACAAAATAAAAATTGTCTCTATAGCATCAATTGCTGGGATTGTCAAAGCACTATTTGGGGAGATTGAATAAAATTTAGAATTAAAGAAGTAATAATTTTCGAATTTGGGAGAAAGACCATCTAAATATGTTTTGAGCCAAAATATCTTTCTAATCACGATTCCAAACCAGCTCTCTTGTCTTAATCACCGCCATAACACCTCAGCAGTAATGAAACTAGAAATATTGAAGGCATGAAGGAAAAACACTGAGAGCAATTGCACCCATGGATGGAGGGCAATCGCTGATTTGCCAATCAAATTGGTACTGCTAATCCACTATTTATCTAAAATTGGCAATTGCATTTTGCTTGTTCAATGCACCAATTGGGCAATTTACTTGCTAATTTCATTATAAATTAATCAATTCATTTATTTATGAACTAAACTAAACTTATAGTTTGATTTGATTAATTATTTTTAAATT
Above is a window of Fragaria vesca subsp. vesca linkage group LG7, FraVesHawaii_1.0, whole genome shotgun sequence DNA encoding:
- the LOC101299238 gene encoding glucan endo-1,3-beta-glucosidase-like; this encodes MGVSPLLLTILITLSFFPESTSFEIVNNCNYTIWPGLRSTAGSSLNLSTTGFTLKSGASFNLSVPKSWTGQVWGRTLCNQSSTRNFSCFTADCGTGKIECDRNGGSLPATLAEFSLNLTGGMDYYDVSLVTTGGAARSRQQQLQLFGMLGRLERLVSQGAEGGA